In Micromonospora purpureochromogenes, a single window of DNA contains:
- a CDS encoding ATP-binding protein translates to MEGVISAQCDRCGRTAADGDRFCGGCGTELGALCPHCLRPLATDAVFCTSCGAPRAGSGQPVATPQEDRRRVSVLFVDLIDFTPYVERADPEQVRGMQTGFFSAAKRVVGQYGGVVEKYIGDAVMALFGAPVATETDALRCVRAGLELQRVLTRFAPTGADELRFRVGVATGEALVDVAAARDGGQAIVAGDVVNTASRMQSVSPPGGVLVCGTTHALTKDAIRYAEQPPVTLRGRSSPTEVWLALSPVRRQPTDREPDTTPLIDREHELGLLVNALHRSLRDRRPQVVTLFGRAGIGKSRLIRELYRHSGRLVDEPVSWRTGRCPPFGENVTFAALADIVKTEAGILDTDPAPTASRRLSAAVAELVGPGERDRLVDALRPLVGLAGVTMPAEETESAWRRFLLALAARRPTVLVFEDLHWADDAMLRFVELLGAAARDVPLLLLCTARPELVDRDPSWAGTITGSVTITLPPLRDTGIASLYAHMFGQAAFSADMLTPLIEVAGGNPLYAHEYVRMLIEQGALRQSGRGWSLEKHLELPMPESVHSVIANRVDLLDAKDRAVLLAASVVGVQFWPGAVAAALGQPVESVERSLRRLEQRDFIHEQAASTMAGQPEFRFRHVLVRDVCYQRLPRTERVARHERTAGWLDALSQSRDTDLAEVLAHHRWAAHEIARTLGMPIQRYAGPARAALHRAARRAYALHGLDAAASHAGRALGLADDSDPVDRLQLELLSTEISFYRDGNAFLSGGGPEQLHALADRLLAHDDDACAARAWTLLGQAAWLRADRSAAVACLDRAVALFAPLPDSAQKADAHAELGRLHMLNYERDAAVAAAETAAGIGERLGLAEIRTNARITAATARYQAGDRAGLDELHALVELSRTQQLLALPRALQNLAFALREEGDWLRSDALLSTAPAARGSGQTLATSYSGEAMRAYFDGDFGRLLAAADAFVDTPTGGWDMQVRGLRSCLLVLRGLPVPLAPRPLPAAGDEPAAVGAERHRDDVAAALETARRGGFHRPYWTMLGMAALCRALQGRLDEAAALVDELADAWTAVPALASGEWIAAAAYAATLAGRDAAVRVRAMLDQLAHRTPWSEAALRTVTGALAAADGDHRRAGELHLAGAEIYARIPDVTDRVLALALAAAELTLAGDPAARAPLTEVRTFALRNDAPGLLDLARGPVQQAGPALAS, encoded by the coding sequence GTGGAGGGTGTCATCTCCGCGCAGTGTGACCGTTGTGGACGTACCGCCGCCGACGGCGACCGCTTCTGCGGTGGCTGTGGGACGGAGCTGGGTGCGCTCTGCCCGCACTGCCTGCGGCCGCTCGCCACCGACGCGGTGTTCTGCACCTCGTGCGGCGCGCCCCGGGCCGGCTCCGGCCAGCCCGTCGCGACCCCGCAGGAGGACCGCCGCCGGGTCAGCGTGCTCTTCGTCGACCTGATCGACTTCACGCCGTACGTCGAACGGGCCGACCCCGAGCAGGTCCGCGGCATGCAGACCGGCTTCTTCTCCGCCGCCAAGCGGGTCGTCGGGCAGTACGGCGGGGTGGTCGAGAAGTACATCGGCGACGCGGTGATGGCGCTGTTCGGTGCCCCGGTGGCCACCGAGACCGACGCGCTGCGCTGCGTCCGGGCCGGGCTGGAGCTGCAACGGGTGCTCACCCGGTTCGCCCCCACCGGCGCCGACGAGCTGCGCTTCCGGGTGGGCGTGGCGACCGGCGAGGCGCTGGTCGACGTGGCCGCCGCCCGCGACGGCGGGCAGGCCATCGTGGCCGGCGACGTGGTCAACACCGCCTCCCGGATGCAGTCCGTGTCGCCGCCCGGCGGGGTGCTGGTCTGCGGCACCACCCACGCGCTGACCAAGGACGCCATCCGGTACGCCGAGCAGCCGCCGGTCACCCTGCGCGGGCGTTCCTCGCCCACCGAGGTCTGGCTGGCCCTGTCCCCGGTACGCCGGCAGCCGACCGACCGGGAACCCGACACCACCCCGCTGATCGACCGCGAACACGAGCTGGGCCTGCTGGTCAACGCCCTGCACCGGTCGCTGCGGGACCGCCGCCCCCAGGTGGTGACGCTCTTCGGCCGGGCCGGCATCGGCAAGAGCCGGCTGATCCGGGAGCTGTACCGACACTCCGGGCGGCTGGTCGACGAGCCGGTGAGCTGGCGTACCGGGCGGTGCCCGCCGTTCGGCGAGAACGTCACGTTCGCCGCGCTGGCCGACATCGTCAAGACCGAGGCCGGCATCCTGGACACCGATCCGGCCCCCACCGCGTCCCGCCGGCTGAGCGCGGCGGTGGCCGAGCTGGTCGGCCCCGGCGAGCGGGACCGGCTGGTGGACGCGCTGCGCCCGCTGGTCGGGCTGGCCGGCGTCACAATGCCCGCGGAGGAGACCGAGTCGGCCTGGCGTCGCTTCCTGCTGGCGCTCGCCGCCCGCCGTCCCACCGTGCTGGTCTTCGAGGACCTGCACTGGGCCGACGACGCGATGCTGCGCTTCGTCGAGCTGCTCGGCGCCGCCGCCCGGGACGTGCCGCTGCTGCTGCTCTGCACCGCCCGCCCGGAACTGGTGGACCGGGACCCGAGCTGGGCGGGCACCATCACCGGCTCGGTGACGATCACCCTCCCGCCGCTGCGCGACACCGGCATCGCCTCGCTCTACGCGCACATGTTCGGCCAGGCGGCCTTCTCCGCCGACATGCTCACCCCACTGATCGAGGTGGCCGGGGGCAACCCGCTCTACGCCCACGAGTACGTGCGGATGCTGATCGAACAGGGCGCGCTGCGCCAGTCCGGGCGGGGCTGGTCGCTGGAGAAGCACCTCGAACTGCCGATGCCCGAAAGCGTGCACTCGGTCATCGCCAATCGCGTCGACCTGCTCGACGCCAAGGACCGCGCGGTGCTGCTGGCCGCCTCGGTGGTCGGCGTGCAGTTCTGGCCGGGCGCGGTGGCCGCCGCGCTGGGCCAGCCGGTCGAGTCGGTGGAGCGGTCCCTGCGCCGGCTGGAGCAGCGCGACTTCATCCACGAGCAGGCGGCGTCCACGATGGCCGGGCAGCCGGAGTTCCGGTTCCGGCACGTGCTGGTGCGCGACGTCTGCTACCAGCGGTTGCCGCGTACCGAGCGGGTGGCCCGGCACGAGCGGACGGCCGGCTGGCTGGACGCGCTGTCGCAGAGCCGGGACACCGATCTGGCCGAGGTGCTGGCGCACCACCGCTGGGCGGCCCACGAGATCGCCCGCACGCTGGGCATGCCGATCCAGCGGTACGCCGGCCCCGCGCGGGCCGCGCTGCACCGGGCGGCCCGCCGCGCGTACGCCCTGCACGGGCTGGACGCCGCGGCCAGCCACGCGGGCCGCGCCCTCGGCCTGGCCGACGACAGCGACCCGGTCGACCGGCTGCAACTGGAGCTGCTGAGCACCGAGATCTCGTTCTACCGCGACGGCAACGCCTTCCTCTCCGGCGGCGGCCCGGAGCAGCTGCACGCGCTGGCCGACCGGCTGCTCGCGCACGACGACGACGCCTGCGCCGCCCGGGCGTGGACGCTGCTCGGCCAGGCCGCCTGGCTGCGCGCCGACCGCAGCGCCGCGGTGGCCTGTCTGGACCGCGCGGTCGCGCTCTTCGCGCCACTGCCGGACAGTGCCCAGAAGGCGGACGCGCACGCCGAGCTGGGCCGGCTGCACATGCTCAACTACGAGCGGGACGCGGCGGTGGCCGCCGCCGAGACGGCGGCCGGGATCGGCGAGCGCCTGGGCCTGGCGGAGATCCGCACCAACGCCCGGATCACCGCGGCCACCGCCCGCTACCAGGCCGGTGACCGGGCCGGCCTGGACGAGCTGCACGCGCTGGTCGAGTTGAGCCGGACCCAGCAGCTGCTGGCCCTGCCCCGGGCGTTGCAGAACCTCGCCTTCGCGCTGCGCGAGGAGGGCGACTGGCTGCGCTCCGACGCGCTGCTGTCGACCGCGCCGGCCGCCCGGGGCAGCGGGCAGACCCTCGCCACCAGCTACTCCGGCGAGGCGATGCGGGCGTACTTCGACGGGGACTTCGGCCGGCTGCTGGCCGCCGCCGACGCGTTCGTGGACACCCCCACCGGCGGCTGGGACATGCAGGTGCGCGGCCTGCGCTCGTGCCTGCTGGTGCTGCGGGGCCTACCGGTGCCGCTGGCGCCGCGCCCGCTCCCGGCCGCCGGGGACGAGCCGGCCGCCGTGGGGGCCGAGCGGCACCGCGACGACGTGGCGGCGGCGCTGGAGACGGCCCGCCGCGGCGGGTTCCACCGGCCCTACTGGACGATGCTCGGGATGGCCGCGCTCTGCCGGGCGTTGCAGGGGCGACTCGACGAGGCGGCCGCACTGGTGGACGAGCTGGCCGACGCGTGGACGGCCGTGCCGGCGCTGGCCAGCGGCGAGTGGATCGCGGCGGCGGCGTACGCGGCGACGCTGGCCGGCCGGGACGCCGCCGTACGGGTCCGGGCGATGCTGGACCAGTTGGCCCACCGCACCCCGTGGTCGGAGGCGGCGCTGCGCACCGTGACCGGGGCGCTGGCCGCGGCGGACGGCGACCACCGGCGCGCCGGCGAGCTGCACCTGGCCGGGGCGGAGATCTACGCCCGCATCCCGGACGTCACCGACCGGGTGCTGGCCCTGGCGCTGGCGGCGGCGGAGCTGACCCTGGCCGGCGACCCGGCGGCCCGGGCGCCGCTGACGGAGGTACGCACCTTCGCCCTGCGCAACGACGCCCCGGGCCTGCTGGACCTGGCCCGCGGCCCGGTCCAGCAGGCCGGCCCCGCCCTCGCCTCCTGA
- a CDS encoding Crp/Fnr family transcriptional regulator gives MEMRLPEPGDALTGVEMFAGLEPEVRQRVIAAAVPRTYRKGQLLFVENDPGESLIVLRRGAVAVFRTAPTGERAVLSVIRPPDVLGEVSLLDASTRSASAEAIEDSAALALSRPAFMELVHSNPRILDAVMRSLGGLIRRLTEQNADHVFLDLPGRVAKTLVRLAGESQAPMITIELNQSQLAEMAGGSRQSVNQAIGSFASRGWLRTEGRRIVVTDVSALRRRAGMNDR, from the coding sequence GTGGAGATGCGCCTGCCGGAGCCGGGTGACGCCCTCACGGGCGTGGAGATGTTCGCCGGGCTGGAGCCGGAGGTGCGGCAGCGGGTGATCGCCGCGGCGGTGCCGCGCACGTACCGCAAGGGCCAGCTGCTCTTCGTGGAGAACGACCCGGGCGAGTCGCTGATCGTGCTGCGCCGGGGGGCGGTGGCGGTGTTCCGCACCGCGCCGACCGGCGAACGGGCGGTGCTGTCGGTGATCCGACCGCCGGACGTGCTCGGCGAGGTCTCGCTGCTGGACGCCTCCACCCGCTCGGCGTCCGCGGAGGCGATCGAGGACAGCGCCGCGCTGGCCCTGTCCCGGCCCGCCTTCATGGAGCTGGTGCACTCCAACCCGCGCATCCTGGACGCGGTGATGCGCTCGCTGGGCGGGCTGATCCGCCGGCTGACCGAGCAGAACGCCGACCATGTCTTCCTGGACCTGCCCGGCCGGGTGGCCAAGACCCTGGTCCGGCTGGCCGGCGAGAGCCAGGCCCCGATGATCACCATCGAGCTCAACCAGAGTCAGCTCGCCGAGATGGCCGGCGGCTCCCGGCAGAGCGTCAACCAGGCGATCGGCTCCTTCGCCAGCCGGGGCTGGCTGCGGACCGAGGGTCGCCGGATCGTCGTCACCGACGTGTCGGCGCTGCGCCGCCGGGCCGGGATGAACGACCGCTGA
- a CDS encoding pyridoxamine 5'-phosphate oxidase family protein has product MSSDPTSAAEARRRVTELIRQARICMLTTIGVDGRMVSRPMALQEAEFDGDLWFFAYADSPKVRQIRVNPEVNVAFSDQRHDAWVSVSGTAQESYDRAKAEQLWNPLLKTWFPDGLDTPGLTLIKVHANSAEYWDSPGGAVVNLLGFAKAAVTGRPPKAGENHEVSY; this is encoded by the coding sequence ATGAGCAGTGACCCGACCAGCGCCGCCGAGGCCCGCCGCCGCGTGACCGAGCTGATCCGACAGGCTCGGATCTGCATGCTGACCACCATCGGCGTCGACGGTCGGATGGTGAGCCGGCCGATGGCGTTGCAGGAGGCGGAGTTCGACGGCGACCTCTGGTTCTTCGCCTACGCGGACTCGCCGAAGGTGCGCCAGATCCGGGTCAACCCGGAGGTGAACGTCGCCTTCTCCGACCAGCGGCACGACGCCTGGGTGTCGGTCTCCGGCACCGCCCAGGAGAGCTACGACCGGGCGAAGGCCGAGCAGCTGTGGAACCCGCTGCTGAAGACCTGGTTCCCGGACGGCCTGGACACCCCCGGCCTGACGCTGATCAAGGTGCACGCCAACTCCGCCGAGTACTGGGACTCGCCCGGCGGCGCGGTGGTCAACCTGCTCGGGTTCGCCAAGGCGGCGGTGACCGGCAGGCCACCGAAGGCGGGCGAGAACCACGAGGTCAGCTACTGA
- a CDS encoding 6-phosphofructokinase translates to MRIGVLTGGGDCPGLNAVIRAVVRKGVATYSHEFVGFKDGWKGPLEGLSKPLGIAEVRGILPRGGTILGSSRTNPFKIENGVERIKENLAAQGVDALIAIGGEDTLGVATKLHELGVNVVGVPKTIDNDLGATDYTFGFDTAVNIAMEAIDRLHTTAESHHRTLVVEVMGRHAGWIALHAGLAGGANVILLPERQFDVEQVAGYVEKRFQHQYAPIVVVAEGAQPLEGQMVLHNQELDSFGHVRLGGIGQWLAEQLEAKTGKEARTVVLGHIQRGGTPTAFDRVLATRLGLQAIDAAHEGDWGKMVAMQSTDIVRVPLADATAELKTVPLERYAEAEVFFGS, encoded by the coding sequence ATGCGTATCGGCGTGCTCACCGGCGGCGGCGACTGCCCAGGTCTCAACGCGGTAATCCGGGCGGTGGTCCGCAAGGGCGTCGCCACCTACAGTCACGAGTTCGTGGGCTTCAAGGACGGCTGGAAGGGCCCGCTGGAGGGCCTGTCCAAGCCGCTGGGCATCGCGGAGGTCCGCGGCATCCTGCCGCGCGGCGGCACCATCCTCGGCTCGTCCCGGACCAACCCGTTCAAGATCGAGAACGGCGTGGAACGGATCAAGGAGAACCTTGCCGCGCAGGGCGTGGACGCGCTGATCGCGATCGGCGGCGAGGACACCCTCGGGGTCGCCACCAAGCTGCACGAGCTGGGCGTCAACGTGGTCGGCGTGCCGAAGACGATCGACAACGACCTCGGCGCCACCGACTACACCTTCGGCTTCGACACCGCGGTCAACATCGCGATGGAGGCGATCGACCGCCTGCACACCACCGCGGAGAGCCACCACCGCACCCTGGTCGTCGAGGTGATGGGCCGGCACGCCGGCTGGATCGCCCTGCACGCCGGCCTGGCCGGTGGCGCCAACGTGATCCTGCTGCCGGAGCGGCAGTTCGACGTCGAGCAGGTCGCCGGCTACGTCGAGAAGCGCTTCCAGCACCAGTACGCCCCGATCGTGGTGGTCGCCGAGGGCGCGCAGCCGCTGGAGGGCCAGATGGTCCTGCACAACCAGGAGCTGGACTCGTTCGGCCACGTCCGCCTCGGCGGCATCGGCCAGTGGCTCGCCGAGCAGCTGGAGGCGAAGACCGGCAAGGAGGCCCGCACTGTCGTGCTGGGCCACATCCAGCGCGGCGGCACCCCGACCGCCTTCGACCGGGTGCTCGCCACCCGGCTCGGCCTCCAGGCGATCGACGCGGCGCACGAGGGCGACTGGGGCAAGATGGTCGCGATGCAGAGCACCGACATCGTCCGGGTGCCGCTGGCCGACGCCACGGCTGAGCTGAAGACCGTGCCGCTGGAGCGGTACGCCGAGGCCGAGGTCTTCTTCGGCAGCTGA
- a CDS encoding alpha,alpha-trehalose-phosphate synthase (UDP-forming), which produces MPEMRPNSSSLVVVANRLPIDDSMAPDGACEWRRSPGGLVSALHPLLRHTPATWVGWAGGTGPAPRLPDIDGVRMHSVSLTAEDLRDHYEGFANATLWPLYHDAVEQPVYHRRWWEAYQRVNQRFAEAAAAVAEPGGLVWVQDYHLQLVPGLLRALRPDLRIGFFLHVPFPPPELFMQLPRRAELLRGMLGADLIGFQRAQAAHNFAQLVVKVLDLPATDRRIGVDDRVVRVGAYPVSIDTAEMAALAGRPDVTARARRLRHDLGDPQQVILSVDRMDYTKGIEQRLKAYSELLASGDVKVRDTVLVQVAVPSRERVGQYQILRDRVEREVGRINGEFGRVGEPAIHYLNQPFDRAELAALYRVADVMAVTPLRDGMNLVAKEYVAARVDDTGALLLSEFAGAAAELEQAYLVNPHDLEGLKQMLLTALRAGPDDVGDRMRAMRTYLHRHDIRAWARSYLSALDQTGSLVTRLGSTG; this is translated from the coding sequence ATGCCCGAGATGCGACCGAATTCCAGTTCCCTGGTGGTGGTGGCCAATCGGCTCCCCATCGACGACAGCATGGCGCCCGACGGCGCCTGCGAGTGGCGCCGCAGCCCCGGTGGGCTGGTCAGCGCGCTGCACCCACTGCTGCGACACACCCCGGCCACCTGGGTCGGCTGGGCCGGCGGCACCGGTCCCGCGCCCCGCCTGCCCGACATCGACGGCGTCCGCATGCACTCCGTCTCGCTCACCGCCGAGGACCTGCGCGACCACTACGAGGGCTTCGCAAACGCCACCCTCTGGCCGCTCTACCACGACGCCGTCGAGCAGCCGGTGTACCACCGCCGCTGGTGGGAGGCGTACCAGCGGGTCAACCAGCGGTTCGCCGAGGCGGCCGCGGCGGTGGCCGAGCCGGGCGGCCTGGTCTGGGTGCAGGACTACCACCTGCAACTGGTTCCCGGCCTGCTCCGGGCGCTCCGGCCGGACCTGCGGATCGGCTTCTTCCTGCACGTGCCATTCCCGCCGCCGGAGTTGTTCATGCAGCTGCCCCGGCGGGCCGAGCTGCTGCGCGGCATGCTCGGCGCCGACCTGATCGGCTTCCAGCGGGCCCAGGCCGCGCACAACTTCGCCCAGTTGGTGGTGAAGGTGCTCGACCTGCCGGCCACCGACCGGCGGATCGGCGTCGACGACCGGGTGGTGCGGGTCGGGGCGTACCCGGTCTCGATCGACACGGCCGAGATGGCTGCGCTCGCCGGCCGTCCCGACGTGACCGCCCGGGCCCGCCGGCTGCGCCACGACCTCGGCGACCCGCAGCAGGTGATCCTCAGCGTCGACCGGATGGACTACACCAAGGGCATCGAGCAGCGGCTCAAGGCCTACAGCGAGCTGCTGGCCAGCGGCGACGTCAAGGTCCGGGACACGGTGCTGGTCCAGGTGGCGGTGCCCAGCCGGGAGCGGGTCGGCCAGTACCAGATACTGCGGGACCGGGTGGAGCGCGAGGTCGGCCGGATCAACGGCGAGTTCGGCCGGGTCGGCGAGCCGGCCATCCATTACCTCAACCAGCCCTTCGACCGCGCCGAGCTGGCCGCCCTCTACCGGGTCGCCGACGTGATGGCGGTGACCCCGCTGCGGGACGGGATGAACCTGGTCGCCAAGGAGTACGTCGCCGCCCGGGTCGACGACACCGGCGCGCTGCTGCTCAGCGAGTTCGCCGGCGCGGCGGCCGAGCTGGAGCAGGCGTACCTGGTCAACCCGCACGACCTGGAGGGCCTGAAGCAGATGCTGCTCACCGCGCTGCGGGCCGGCCCGGACGACGTCGGCGACCGGATGCGGGCGATGCGGACGTATCTGCACCGCCACGACATCCGCGCCTGGGCCCGCTCCTACCTCAGCGCCCTGGACCAGACCGGCTCGCTGGTCACCCGGCTGGGCAGCACCGGCTGA
- a CDS encoding alpha/beta hydrolase: protein MSERLRIMRGREWARPVRPARREVLGAAPELEEGRPPLLFVPGFGHGAWAFAEHWLEHAASRGFAAYALSLRGHGGSEPAPEATLRAYTHDVVQVAAGLPRQAVLVGYGAGALVVTHALARYPARAAVLAAPVLGGWSTAGVALRRNPVGTLPALFGGGLRLHRRQLFSGELPEADARRHVARLGRAGRRAQWQLLAGREAEPAVGRPPVLVLGSPDDRVVPPAALTRAARRYGSAPLLFPGMGHDLMLDARWREPIDAILDWLVKDPQRV from the coding sequence ATGAGCGAGCGGCTGCGGATCATGCGGGGCCGGGAGTGGGCCCGCCCGGTCCGCCCGGCCCGGCGGGAGGTGCTGGGCGCGGCCCCGGAGCTGGAGGAGGGGCGGCCGCCGCTGCTCTTCGTCCCCGGCTTCGGGCACGGGGCCTGGGCGTTCGCCGAGCACTGGCTGGAGCACGCCGCGTCGCGCGGCTTCGCGGCGTACGCGCTGAGCCTGCGTGGGCACGGCGGCAGCGAGCCGGCGCCGGAGGCGACGCTGCGGGCGTACACCCATGACGTGGTCCAGGTGGCCGCGGGCCTGCCGCGCCAGGCGGTGCTGGTGGGGTACGGCGCCGGGGCGCTCGTGGTGACCCACGCGCTGGCCCGCTACCCGGCCCGGGCCGCGGTGCTGGCCGCGCCGGTGCTGGGCGGCTGGTCGACGGCCGGCGTGGCGCTGCGCCGCAACCCGGTCGGCACGCTGCCCGCGCTGTTCGGCGGCGGCCTGCGGCTGCACCGCCGGCAGCTGTTCAGCGGGGAGCTGCCGGAGGCGGACGCCCGCCGGCACGTGGCGCGGCTCGGCCGGGCCGGGCGGCGCGCGCAGTGGCAGCTGCTGGCCGGCCGGGAGGCCGAGCCGGCGGTGGGTCGCCCGCCGGTGCTGGTGCTGGGCAGCCCGGACGACCGGGTGGTGCCGCCGGCCGCGCTGACCCGGGCCGCCCGCCGGTACGGCTCGGCTCCGCTGCTCTTTCCCGGCATGGGGCACGACCTGATGCTCGACGCCCGGTGGCGGGAGCCGATCGACGCGATCCTCGACTGGCTGGTCAAGGACCCGCAGCGGGTGTGA
- a CDS encoding DUF308 domain-containing protein, translating into MSAGGARRGRRDNGIDASEYAVAGDVDPRVGEHLLDVLAAGGIAAYLQPSADLNPITRTTTVPARPVDRLYVDRSHLTTARDYLTQLADESTPEPPRGEPDVDAEWDRIVAAFHTAPAAGSHPWPAAEDVDDDPTGPAGAPATRTEEATGPTATDVRRLPYAADISGVSVSRPRAEEPSLLDGLDTFGADLPGGEDEGYTPPPPPPLPRVSKYAVVGVLAIVLGFVLFLNPALLPVDASVVTLLGFTGILAGFVTLIWRLRPGDEDDEDPDDGAVV; encoded by the coding sequence GTGTCAGCGGGTGGGGCCCGCCGGGGGCGGCGGGACAACGGGATCGACGCGAGCGAGTACGCCGTCGCGGGCGACGTCGATCCGCGCGTCGGCGAGCACCTGCTCGACGTGCTCGCCGCCGGCGGAATCGCGGCCTACCTCCAGCCGTCGGCCGACCTCAACCCGATCACCCGCACCACCACCGTCCCGGCCCGGCCGGTCGACCGGCTCTACGTGGACCGCTCGCACCTGACCACCGCCCGGGACTACCTCACCCAACTCGCCGACGAGTCGACCCCGGAGCCGCCGCGCGGCGAGCCGGACGTCGACGCCGAGTGGGACCGGATCGTCGCCGCCTTCCACACCGCCCCGGCCGCCGGCAGCCACCCCTGGCCCGCCGCCGAGGACGTCGACGACGACCCGACCGGCCCGGCCGGCGCGCCGGCGACCCGCACCGAGGAGGCCACCGGCCCGACCGCCACCGACGTGCGGCGGCTGCCGTACGCGGCGGACATCTCCGGCGTCTCGGTGAGCCGGCCGCGGGCCGAGGAGCCCTCGCTGCTGGACGGTCTGGACACCTTCGGCGCCGACCTGCCGGGTGGGGAGGACGAGGGCTACACCCCGCCCCCGCCCCCGCCGCTGCCCCGGGTGTCGAAGTACGCGGTGGTCGGCGTGCTGGCGATCGTGCTCGGCTTCGTGCTCTTCCTCAACCCGGCGCTGCTGCCGGTGGACGCCTCGGTGGTGACCCTGCTCGGGTTCACCGGCATCCTCGCCGGCTTCGTCACGCTGATCTGGCGGCTGCGTCCCGGCGACGAGGACGACGAGGATCCCGACGACGGCGCGGTCGTCTGA
- a CDS encoding lysophospholipid acyltransferase family protein, whose product MLYWLMKYIILGPLLRLIFRPRVEGLHHVPETGPVILASNHLSFSDSIFTPLIVPRKVTFVAKAEYFTGKGIKGWLTKAFFAGTGCIPVDRSGGRAAQAALNTQLTVLRGGGVAGIYPEGTRSPDGRLYRGKTGVARLALESGAPVVPVAMLNLDEIQPPGKLIPKIARVRIRFGPPLDFSRYAGLAGDRFVERAVTDEIMYELMELSGREYIDMYAAKLKNQPPTEPVTREPIAA is encoded by the coding sequence TTGCTGTACTGGCTGATGAAGTACATCATCCTCGGCCCGCTGCTCAGGCTGATCTTCCGTCCCCGGGTGGAGGGGCTGCACCACGTGCCGGAGACCGGTCCGGTGATCCTCGCGAGCAACCACCTGTCGTTCTCGGATTCGATCTTCACCCCGCTGATCGTGCCGCGAAAAGTCACTTTCGTGGCCAAGGCGGAATACTTCACCGGTAAGGGCATCAAAGGCTGGCTCACCAAGGCGTTCTTCGCCGGCACCGGCTGCATCCCGGTCGACCGCTCCGGCGGCCGCGCCGCCCAGGCGGCCCTGAACACCCAGCTCACCGTGCTGCGGGGCGGCGGCGTCGCCGGGATCTACCCGGAGGGGACCCGGTCGCCCGACGGGCGGCTCTACCGGGGCAAGACCGGGGTGGCCCGGCTCGCGCTGGAGAGCGGCGCCCCGGTGGTCCCGGTGGCGATGCTCAACCTCGACGAGATCCAGCCGCCCGGCAAGCTGATCCCCAAGATCGCCCGGGTCCGGATCCGGTTCGGCCCGCCGCTGGACTTCTCCCGCTACGCCGGCCTGGCCGGCGACCGCTTCGTCGAGCGCGCGGTGACCGACGAGATCATGTACGAACTGATGGAGCTCTCCGGTCGCGAGTACATCGACATGTACGCCGCGAAGCTGAAGAACCAGCCCCCCACCGAGCCGGTCACCCGCGAGCCGATCGCCGCCTGA
- a CDS encoding polyadenylate-specific 3'-exoribonuclease AS, with the protein MVYRYFYDCEFIEDGRIVDLVSIGVVDEYGREFYAVSTQFDDSRAVPWVRRNVLDKLPSPADRAWRSRERIRDDLYDFLLEPVRDRPGEQLELWAWYAAYDHVVLAQLWGAMPALPREIPRFTKELRQLWDDRGRPKLPDADADRHDALVDARHNLARWRAMTGR; encoded by the coding sequence ATGGTCTACCGCTATTTCTACGACTGCGAATTCATCGAGGACGGCCGCATCGTCGACCTCGTGTCGATCGGTGTCGTCGACGAGTACGGCCGTGAGTTCTATGCGGTCTCCACCCAGTTCGACGACTCCCGCGCCGTGCCCTGGGTGCGCCGCAACGTGCTCGACAAGCTGCCGTCCCCGGCCGACCGCGCCTGGCGCTCGCGCGAGCGCATCCGCGACGACCTCTACGACTTCCTGCTGGAGCCGGTCCGCGACCGTCCGGGCGAGCAGCTCGAACTCTGGGCCTGGTACGCCGCGTACGACCACGTGGTGCTGGCCCAGCTCTGGGGGGCGATGCCGGCGCTGCCCCGGGAGATCCCCCGGTTCACCAAGGAGCTGCGCCAGCTCTGGGACGACCGGGGCCGGCCGAAGCTGCCCGACGCCGACGCCGACCGGCACGACGCCCTGGTCGACGCCCGGCACAACCTGGCGCGCTGGCGGGCGATGACCGGCCGGTGA